One stretch of Nocardia mangyaensis DNA includes these proteins:
- a CDS encoding DUF4132 domain-containing protein, with translation MGDVEVCGPSGSQGIVPGIYAEVVHEERAALWQWVDRVRAQGGATTALRVSAEQILARIDEGDDRANGHLVDHIGDITTALDDLYDAAFPPSAPDDSTAGSDDRYDAAFRDTTAAPDALSDVACRPGAPGGITGLLAAPWPSARRKALLAAYLGVDVRHRLLLDEVAATAIAEADVGLLRVLALTPLGSLDRQSVARVLDALDRADALDAEVVERAFTADRYLGYAIVGRNGSGVVTGAPLTCADDVRVLVDSMTWRLVSAPDPVGWDVFPKGFAPRGLRFVRAALSWQGEQKVAEHLGTAELTDTERTELLDHLREQPVAVRRTVFGWRGRAGDAEALLPLFDLAECARLLRLIRAIPEDEVVRQDRAALLAAIEEAGAEKVRRLLTLVPSELVSAVLGRNRAQVVKRVKHRALHGIAAFGMLPLDPPETVLDRYLAIRESATKGAELGPNRRISHAAAIEVALDHLAQVAGVGEASRLEWDCEARIATATPTETTVGEYRIRLRFHGSEPELRVSRADRELKSVPAAVRADPAYRELRDHQERLREQARRMRSGLLERLVATGATVTPDELGRLCSLPAGAAMLPALLWRDRSGTIGLLGEVDTAAPIAAVHPVDLHEQGTQGEWQARLERQGIEQPVPQVSRALYSLTPAERAAGAVSRRFDGRTVDGAQAVALLSGRGWSTHGRYDEYQATRPAGADLVVALRCDFSGYFGHGAVEIGEIRFLADSRAVPLHEVSPVAFSEVMRDLDLVVSVAGTAARA, from the coding sequence GTGGGCGATGTCGAGGTGTGCGGGCCGAGTGGTTCGCAGGGAATCGTTCCCGGCATCTACGCCGAGGTCGTGCACGAAGAGCGGGCAGCGCTGTGGCAGTGGGTGGATCGGGTCAGGGCGCAAGGGGGTGCTACGACCGCCCTGCGTGTGAGCGCCGAACAGATCCTGGCACGCATCGACGAGGGTGACGATCGCGCCAACGGCCACCTGGTCGATCACATCGGCGACATCACCACAGCCCTCGACGATCTCTACGACGCCGCGTTCCCGCCCAGCGCGCCGGACGACAGCACCGCAGGCTCGGACGATCGCTACGACGCTGCGTTCCGCGACACCACCGCGGCCCCCGACGCGCTCTCCGATGTCGCCTGCCGGCCCGGAGCGCCGGGCGGCATCACGGGTCTGTTGGCCGCGCCGTGGCCGTCGGCGCGCCGGAAGGCCTTGCTGGCCGCGTATCTCGGCGTGGATGTTCGGCATCGGCTGCTCTTGGACGAGGTGGCGGCGACCGCGATCGCCGAGGCCGACGTCGGTCTGTTGCGTGTGCTCGCGCTGACCCCGCTGGGGAGTCTGGATCGGCAGTCGGTCGCGCGCGTCCTCGACGCTCTCGACCGCGCGGACGCGCTCGACGCCGAGGTTGTCGAGCGCGCGTTCACCGCGGACCGGTATCTCGGCTACGCCATCGTCGGCCGAAACGGCAGCGGCGTGGTGACCGGTGCGCCGCTGACGTGCGCGGACGATGTTCGCGTACTGGTGGATTCGATGACCTGGCGACTGGTGTCGGCGCCCGATCCCGTGGGCTGGGACGTGTTCCCGAAAGGGTTCGCGCCGCGCGGGCTGCGCTTCGTCCGAGCCGCGCTGTCGTGGCAGGGCGAGCAGAAGGTGGCCGAGCATCTCGGCACGGCCGAACTGACTGACACCGAACGCACCGAGCTGCTCGACCACCTGCGCGAACAGCCGGTCGCGGTGCGGCGCACGGTATTCGGATGGCGCGGCCGGGCCGGTGACGCCGAGGCCTTGCTGCCGCTGTTCGACCTGGCCGAGTGCGCGCGACTGCTGCGCCTGATCCGGGCGATACCGGAAGACGAGGTCGTCCGGCAGGACCGGGCGGCGCTGCTGGCCGCGATCGAGGAGGCAGGCGCCGAGAAGGTGCGGCGGCTGCTCACCCTGGTGCCGAGCGAACTCGTCTCGGCCGTCCTCGGCCGGAACCGCGCCCAGGTCGTCAAGCGGGTGAAACATCGTGCGCTGCATGGGATCGCGGCCTTCGGTATGTTGCCGTTGGATCCACCCGAGACGGTCCTCGACCGGTATCTGGCGATCCGCGAATCCGCCACGAAGGGCGCCGAGCTCGGTCCCAATCGTCGGATCAGTCATGCCGCGGCGATCGAGGTCGCCCTCGACCACTTGGCGCAGGTGGCCGGGGTGGGGGAGGCGAGTCGGCTCGAATGGGACTGCGAGGCACGCATCGCCACCGCGACACCCACGGAGACGACAGTCGGCGAGTATCGAATCCGGTTGCGGTTCCATGGTTCCGAGCCGGAGCTGCGGGTCTCACGGGCTGACCGGGAGCTGAAATCGGTGCCCGCCGCCGTGCGTGCCGACCCGGCGTATCGCGAGCTGCGTGATCATCAGGAACGTCTCCGCGAGCAGGCCAGGCGGATGCGGAGCGGACTGCTCGAGCGCCTCGTCGCCACCGGGGCGACAGTGACGCCGGACGAGCTGGGACGACTGTGCTCGTTGCCCGCCGGTGCGGCGATGCTGCCCGCCCTGCTGTGGCGCGACCGGTCGGGCACGATCGGTCTGCTCGGCGAGGTCGACACCGCAGCCCCGATCGCCGCCGTGCACCCCGTCGACCTGCACGAGCAGGGAACTCAGGGCGAGTGGCAGGCGCGGCTGGAGCGGCAGGGGATCGAACAGCCGGTCCCGCAGGTGTCCAGGGCGCTCTACTCGCTGACCCCAGCCGAACGCGCGGCCGGTGCGGTTTCGCGGCGCTTCGACGGCCGCACGGTCGACGGCGCACAGGCGGTCGCACTGCTGTCCGGTCGCGGGTGGTCCACCCACGGTCGCTACGACGAGTACCAGGCGACCAGACCCGCGGGTGCCGACCTCGTCGTCGCGCTGCGCTGCGACTTCAGCGGATACTTCGGACACGGTGCCGTCGAGATCGGGGAAATCCGGTTTCTCGCCGACAGTCGCGCCGTGCCACTGCACGAGGTCTCGCCCGTCGCGTTCTCCGAGGTCATGCGCGACCTGGACCTGGTCGTTTCGGTCGCGGGCACCGCCGCGCGGGCCTGA
- a CDS encoding lipid-transfer protein, giving the protein MTQKVFVVGVGMTKFEKPGALEWDYPEMARQAGTAALEDAGIGYDQVEQAYVGYVYGESTSGQRAVYELGLTGIPVVNVNNNCSTGSTALYLAAQAIRGGLAECTLALGFEKMQKGSLGSTFDDREQPMMRHLLALAELQEFAMPPAPYMFGAAGKEHMERYGTTAEQFAKIGVKNHRHSVNNPYAQFQKQYSLEEVLAAKPIYGPLTKLQCSPTSDGSGAVILANEAFVDRHDLADRAVEIVGQTMVTDLASTFTNPSAINLVGADMSRTAALKVYEQAGFGPEDVDVIELHDCFSTNELLTYEALGLCAPGEGGRLVDDNATTYGGKWVVNPSGGLISKGHPLGATGLAQCSELTWQLRGDADARQVEGARIALQHNIGLGGAVVVTAYRPAVR; this is encoded by the coding sequence ATGACACAGAAGGTGTTCGTCGTCGGCGTCGGCATGACGAAATTCGAGAAGCCGGGCGCGTTGGAATGGGACTACCCGGAGATGGCCCGCCAGGCCGGGACCGCAGCGCTCGAGGATGCCGGCATCGGCTACGACCAGGTCGAACAGGCCTACGTCGGGTACGTCTACGGCGAATCCACCTCGGGACAGCGCGCGGTCTACGAACTGGGGCTGACCGGTATCCCGGTGGTCAACGTCAACAACAACTGTTCCACCGGCTCGACCGCGCTCTACCTCGCGGCGCAGGCGATCCGGGGCGGGCTGGCCGAGTGCACCCTCGCGCTCGGCTTCGAGAAGATGCAGAAAGGCTCGCTCGGTTCGACCTTCGACGACCGCGAACAGCCGATGATGCGGCACCTGCTGGCCCTGGCCGAACTGCAGGAGTTCGCCATGCCGCCCGCGCCGTACATGTTCGGCGCCGCGGGCAAGGAACACATGGAGCGCTACGGCACCACCGCCGAGCAGTTCGCCAAGATCGGCGTGAAGAACCACCGCCACTCGGTGAACAACCCGTACGCGCAGTTCCAGAAGCAGTACAGCCTCGAGGAAGTCCTCGCGGCCAAGCCGATCTACGGCCCGCTGACCAAGCTGCAGTGCTCGCCGACCTCCGACGGCTCCGGCGCGGTGATCCTGGCCAACGAGGCCTTCGTCGACCGGCACGACCTGGCCGATCGCGCGGTCGAGATCGTCGGGCAGACCATGGTCACCGACCTCGCGTCCACTTTCACCAACCCGAGCGCGATCAATCTCGTCGGCGCGGACATGTCGCGCACTGCGGCGCTGAAGGTCTACGAGCAGGCCGGCTTCGGCCCCGAGGACGTCGACGTCATCGAACTGCACGACTGCTTCTCCACCAACGAACTGCTGACCTACGAGGCGCTCGGGCTGTGTGCGCCGGGCGAGGGCGGTCGCCTCGTCGACGACAACGCCACCACCTACGGCGGCAAGTGGGTCGTCAACCCCTCCGGCGGCCTGATCTCCAAGGGGCACCCGCTGGGCGCCACCGGTCTGGCCCAGTGCAGCGAACTCACCTGGCAGCTGCGCGGCGACGCCGACGCCCGCCAGGTCGAGGGCGCGCGAATCGCCCTGCAACACAACATCGGTCTCGGTGGCGCGGTCGTGGTGACCGCCTACCGCCCGGCCGTCCGCTGA
- a CDS encoding SRPBCC family protein, producing MASVTVSTELPVTPEQAWARLSDLANWEEWLTIHQGWRSELPAELAAGSRFIEVVSVMNMANKIEWTVAEVDPNKYLRITGTGMAGVTVEFALKVEPTATGSSAAFDASFKGTMIVGPIGKAVAKHAEADLRASMDKFNELVGSAA from the coding sequence ATGGCATCCGTGACCGTTTCCACCGAACTTCCCGTGACCCCCGAGCAGGCGTGGGCCCGCCTGAGCGATCTCGCCAACTGGGAGGAATGGCTGACCATCCACCAGGGCTGGCGCAGCGAACTGCCCGCCGAACTGGCCGCGGGTTCGCGCTTCATCGAGGTCGTGTCGGTCATGAACATGGCCAACAAGATCGAATGGACCGTCGCCGAGGTCGACCCGAACAAGTATCTGCGCATCACCGGCACCGGAATGGCCGGTGTCACCGTGGAATTCGCGCTCAAGGTGGAGCCGACCGCTACCGGTTCCTCGGCCGCGTTCGACGCCAGCTTCAAGGGCACGATGATCGTCGGCCCGATCGGCAAGGCCGTGGCCAAGCACGCCGAGGCCGATCTGCGCGCCTCGATGGACAAGTTCAACGAGCTCGTCGGTTCGGCCGCATGA
- a CDS encoding MaoC/PaaZ C-terminal domain-containing protein: MTTSESAGVVFDGSGLGEWTDEERFSVTAERIADYAAATNDPITAHRDGSIAPPVFAVVPVFTSMAPAALSVAPVELLMKLVHGEQDFRFHRPIRAGDELVVRAKPIGYLGKPNGSTVVVYAETRDAAGELVNEQWLTAFFRKVDAGPGEGETAPEHRITDADRAQDPVATVTAHIDEDQTFRYSPASGDPMPIHLDDEIARMAGLPGIINHGLCTMAFTSWAALTELADGDTARLRRLAVRFAKPVLPGQDITTTLWRTDSGAPGVTAYAFETEAAGQIAITDGRVEFN; this comes from the coding sequence ATGACCACTTCGGAATCGGCCGGGGTCGTCTTCGACGGCTCCGGCCTGGGGGAGTGGACCGACGAGGAGCGGTTTTCGGTCACCGCCGAGCGGATCGCCGATTACGCTGCCGCGACCAATGATCCGATCACCGCGCACCGCGACGGGTCGATCGCGCCGCCGGTGTTCGCGGTGGTGCCGGTGTTCACCTCGATGGCGCCGGCCGCGCTCTCGGTCGCGCCGGTGGAACTGCTGATGAAGCTGGTCCACGGTGAGCAGGACTTCCGGTTCCACCGGCCCATCCGGGCGGGTGACGAACTGGTCGTGCGGGCCAAGCCGATCGGCTACCTGGGCAAGCCCAACGGCTCCACCGTGGTCGTGTACGCCGAAACCCGCGACGCCGCTGGTGAACTCGTCAACGAGCAGTGGCTGACCGCGTTCTTCCGCAAGGTCGACGCCGGACCCGGCGAGGGTGAGACCGCACCCGAACACCGGATCACCGACGCCGATCGGGCACAGGATCCGGTCGCGACCGTCACCGCCCACATCGACGAGGACCAGACCTTCCGGTACTCACCGGCCTCCGGTGATCCCATGCCGATCCACCTCGACGACGAGATCGCCCGCATGGCCGGACTGCCCGGCATCATCAACCACGGTCTGTGCACCATGGCGTTCACCTCCTGGGCCGCGCTGACCGAACTCGCCGACGGCGACACCGCGCGCCTGCGCCGGCTGGCCGTGCGCTTCGCCAAGCCGGTCCTGCCCGGTCAGGACATCACCACCACGCTGTGGCGCACCGACTCCGGTGCACCGGGTGTGACCGCGTACGCCTTCGAGACCGAAGCCGCGGGTCAGATCGCGATCACCGACGGCCGCGTCGAATTCAACTAG
- a CDS encoding SDR family oxidoreductase: MGKLEGRVAVVTGAGRGIGREHALLFAREGAKVVVNDLGGANDGSGADAGPAQQVVDEIIAAGGTALANTDNIATWDGAKAVVDQAISEYGTLNVLVNNAGILRDAFIAGMEESQWDAVIAVHLKGHAATLHHAAAYWKAQTKAGVPVNAAVINTASASGTFMPNAGQGNYGAAKAGIAALTLVAADELERYGVRVNAIAPIARTRLTLATPGMGALFAAEVPEGEFDAFSPANISPLVAHLAEADCSLTGKVFAVQGGAIIELGGWHDVRTVETDGPWTIDGVAAQLKETS, from the coding sequence ATGGGAAAGCTCGAGGGGCGCGTCGCCGTCGTCACCGGCGCGGGACGCGGTATCGGCCGTGAACACGCGCTGCTGTTCGCCCGCGAAGGCGCCAAGGTCGTGGTCAACGACCTCGGCGGCGCCAACGACGGATCCGGCGCCGACGCCGGACCGGCACAGCAGGTGGTCGACGAGATCATCGCCGCCGGCGGCACGGCGCTGGCCAACACCGACAACATCGCCACCTGGGACGGGGCGAAAGCCGTTGTCGACCAGGCGATCAGTGAATACGGCACGCTGAACGTGCTGGTGAACAACGCGGGCATCCTGCGCGACGCGTTCATCGCGGGCATGGAGGAATCCCAGTGGGACGCCGTCATCGCCGTGCACCTCAAGGGCCACGCCGCCACCCTGCACCACGCCGCGGCGTACTGGAAGGCGCAGACCAAGGCGGGCGTTCCCGTCAACGCGGCGGTCATCAACACTGCCTCGGCCTCGGGCACCTTCATGCCCAACGCCGGGCAGGGCAACTACGGCGCCGCCAAGGCGGGCATCGCCGCGCTGACCCTGGTCGCCGCCGACGAGCTCGAGCGCTACGGCGTGCGGGTCAACGCCATCGCCCCGATCGCGCGCACCCGGCTCACGCTGGCCACGCCCGGTATGGGCGCGTTGTTCGCCGCCGAGGTGCCCGAGGGCGAGTTCGACGCGTTCTCCCCGGCCAACATCTCCCCGCTGGTCGCGCATCTGGCCGAGGCCGACTGCTCACTCACCGGCAAGGTGTTCGCGGTGCAGGGCGGCGCGATCATCGAGCTGGGCGGGTGGCACGACGTGCGCACGGTCGAGACCGACGGTCCGTGGACCATCGACGGGGTCGCCGCCCAGCTGAAGGAGACCAGCTAG
- a CDS encoding acyl-CoA dehydrogenase: MARTSYELGVGVSEDHLALADAVNGFVERTVTPEIVRAAVESTEGGKQLPYWDALVAQDLLSLHVSEELGGQGAGLLTLAVALEPLGRGLHTGPFVPTALASAVLAQAGGAWAQAQLPGLADGSRTGAVATESNLTGSLRDGVLVVDGTADGVLGAGSADVIVAPVTVDDTQRWVAFENVELAVSTQDSVDVLRGSARVQADSIEVSAERVLEVSAARVRSVTAVVLGAEAVGVMSWCVSTASEYAKTRVQFGRPIGQFQGVKHKCAQMGIALEKARAVLWDAAFALDRDDETADYAAAVAALIVPDAAVQVAQDCIQVHGGIGFTWEHDAHLYYRRALALRGLLGARDARAEAVAEYALSGLTLSSELELPAEAEQIRAGIRAELAEIAQIDDEDDQLVALGDGGWNLPHLPRPYGRSAAPLEQVVISQEIKASGIQMPQLLMGTWAVGAIVPHGDERQKRELVVPTLRGELVWCQLFSEPGAGSDLASLTTKATKVDGGWRVTGQKIWTTVAQFADWAMLIARTSPDKPKHEGITYFVLDMSTPGITVRPLREMTGSALFNEVFLDEVFIPDANVVGAVDDGWHVARTTLAGERVALSQKMEAYATDTDLLRFAIGRDLSPVARYRVGELMAESRAVDVIGSRVVLKQLSGIDVSTTSSVGKLLGMALGQAISEFVVAELGIAGVVSVPGERSDHAQEQLIAGRATTIYGGTTEVQLNVIGERMLGLPRDAAVAG, from the coding sequence ATGGCACGCACCAGCTATGAGCTCGGGGTCGGCGTCAGCGAGGACCACCTGGCCCTGGCCGACGCCGTCAACGGGTTCGTCGAACGCACCGTCACCCCCGAGATCGTCCGGGCCGCCGTCGAATCCACCGAGGGCGGCAAACAGCTGCCCTACTGGGACGCGCTCGTCGCGCAGGACCTGTTGAGCCTGCACGTGTCCGAGGAACTGGGCGGTCAGGGCGCGGGCCTGCTGACGCTGGCCGTGGCGCTCGAACCGCTCGGTCGCGGCCTGCACACCGGGCCGTTCGTGCCGACCGCGCTGGCGAGCGCAGTGCTCGCCCAGGCGGGCGGGGCCTGGGCACAGGCACAGCTTCCCGGCCTGGCCGATGGATCGCGGACCGGTGCGGTCGCCACGGAGTCGAACCTGACCGGCTCGCTGCGTGACGGCGTGCTGGTCGTCGACGGCACCGCCGACGGCGTGCTCGGCGCCGGGTCCGCCGATGTGATCGTCGCACCGGTGACCGTGGACGATACGCAGCGGTGGGTGGCGTTCGAGAACGTCGAACTGGCCGTGAGCACGCAGGATTCCGTCGACGTGCTGCGCGGTTCTGCCCGCGTGCAGGCGGACTCGATCGAGGTGTCGGCCGAGCGGGTGCTCGAGGTCTCGGCCGCGCGGGTGCGTTCGGTCACGGCTGTCGTGCTCGGTGCCGAGGCGGTCGGCGTCATGTCGTGGTGTGTGTCCACGGCGTCGGAATACGCCAAGACCCGCGTGCAGTTCGGTCGCCCGATCGGACAGTTCCAGGGCGTCAAGCACAAGTGCGCCCAGATGGGCATCGCGCTGGAGAAGGCGCGCGCGGTCCTGTGGGACGCGGCGTTCGCCCTCGATCGTGACGACGAGACCGCCGACTACGCGGCCGCCGTCGCCGCGCTGATCGTGCCCGACGCCGCGGTGCAGGTCGCGCAGGATTGCATCCAGGTGCACGGTGGCATCGGCTTCACCTGGGAGCACGACGCGCACCTGTACTACCGGCGCGCACTGGCGCTGCGCGGTCTGCTCGGTGCGCGCGACGCTCGCGCCGAGGCGGTCGCGGAGTACGCGCTGTCCGGGCTGACTTTGTCCAGCGAACTGGAACTGCCCGCCGAGGCCGAACAGATCCGCGCCGGGATTCGGGCCGAACTCGCCGAGATCGCGCAGATCGACGACGAGGACGATCAGCTCGTGGCGCTCGGTGACGGCGGCTGGAACCTGCCGCACCTGCCCCGTCCCTACGGTCGCTCGGCCGCCCCGCTCGAGCAGGTGGTGATCTCCCAGGAGATCAAGGCTTCCGGCATCCAGATGCCGCAGCTGCTCATGGGCACCTGGGCCGTCGGGGCGATCGTCCCGCACGGCGACGAACGCCAGAAGCGAGAACTGGTCGTGCCGACGCTGCGCGGCGAACTGGTGTGGTGCCAGCTGTTCAGCGAACCGGGCGCGGGCTCTGACCTCGCGAGCCTGACCACCAAGGCCACCAAGGTCGACGGTGGCTGGCGGGTGACGGGTCAGAAGATCTGGACCACGGTTGCGCAGTTCGCCGACTGGGCGATGCTCATCGCGCGCACCAGCCCGGACAAGCCCAAGCACGAGGGCATCACCTACTTCGTGCTCGACATGTCCACCCCCGGCATCACCGTGCGCCCGCTGCGCGAGATGACCGGGTCGGCGCTGTTCAACGAGGTGTTCCTCGACGAGGTGTTCATCCCCGACGCGAACGTGGTCGGCGCGGTGGACGACGGCTGGCACGTGGCCCGCACCACCTTGGCCGGGGAGCGGGTGGCATTGAGCCAGAAGATGGAGGCCTACGCCACCGACACCGACCTGCTGCGTTTCGCGATCGGCCGGGACCTCTCGCCGGTGGCGCGGTATCGCGTCGGTGAGCTGATGGCCGAGAGCCGGGCGGTGGACGTGATCGGGTCGCGGGTGGTGCTCAAGCAGCTGTCCGGGATCGATGTCTCCACTACCTCGAGCGTGGGCAAACTGCTGGGAATGGCGCTGGGACAGGCCATCTCGGAGTTCGTCGTCGCCGAACTCGGTATCGCCGGGGTGGTGTCGGTGCCCGGTGAGCGCAGCGATCACGCCCAGGAACAGCTGATCGCGGGCCGGGCCACCACCATCTACGGCGGCACCACCGAGGTCCAGCTCAATGTGATCGGCGAGCGGATGCTCGGACTGCCCCGCGACGCGGCGGTCGCCGGGTGA
- a CDS encoding CaiB/BaiF CoA transferase family protein — translation MSAPGPRADGPLAGLRVVEIASLAPGPFACMVLADLGAEVIRVDRVGDSAGLLAPSGVLDRGRQSIAVDLKAPEGREVVLRLAETADILVEGFRPGVAERMGIGPDDCAQRNPGLVYGRMTGWGQDGPLANAAGHDINYIGVAGALDLLGRAGQNPTPPVNLLGDFGGGGMLLVVGVLAALQERTRSGLGQVVDAAMVDGAALLTAFLHGMHAAGLWEGGRGENLLDGGGAYYDTYRCADGGYVAVGAVEPHFYAELLDRLGLAEADLPAQYDLDEAEKLRAVLAETFATRPRDEWAAIFADSDACVSPVLSAWQAHEHPHNRVRETFVEVGGITQPAPAPRFGRTPAPVPRPGSASGADTGAVLRGLGYSEEEVGRLRRAGSIA, via the coding sequence GTGAGCGCCCCCGGTCCTCGGGCGGACGGCCCACTGGCCGGTCTGCGGGTCGTCGAGATCGCGAGTCTGGCCCCCGGTCCCTTCGCCTGCATGGTGCTGGCCGACCTCGGTGCGGAGGTGATCCGGGTCGACCGGGTCGGTGACTCCGCCGGGTTGCTCGCACCCTCGGGCGTGCTCGACCGGGGCCGCCAGTCCATCGCGGTCGACCTGAAAGCGCCCGAGGGCCGGGAGGTGGTGTTGCGCCTGGCCGAAACCGCCGACATTCTCGTCGAGGGGTTCCGGCCGGGCGTGGCCGAACGGATGGGCATCGGCCCGGACGACTGCGCACAGCGCAACCCCGGACTGGTCTACGGCCGGATGACCGGCTGGGGCCAGGACGGTCCGCTGGCGAACGCGGCCGGGCACGACATCAACTACATCGGCGTCGCGGGCGCGCTCGACCTGCTCGGCCGGGCCGGACAGAACCCGACTCCGCCGGTCAACCTGCTCGGCGACTTCGGTGGCGGCGGCATGCTGCTCGTCGTCGGCGTGCTCGCCGCTCTGCAGGAACGCACCCGCTCGGGCCTGGGCCAGGTGGTCGACGCCGCCATGGTCGACGGTGCCGCGCTACTCACTGCCTTCTTGCACGGCATGCACGCTGCCGGGCTGTGGGAAGGCGGGCGCGGCGAGAATCTGCTCGATGGCGGCGGTGCCTATTACGACACCTACCGCTGTGCCGACGGCGGCTACGTCGCGGTCGGCGCGGTCGAACCGCACTTCTACGCCGAACTGCTCGACCGGCTGGGTCTTGCCGAGGCCGACCTGCCCGCGCAGTACGACCTCGACGAGGCCGAGAAACTCCGCGCGGTGCTGGCCGAGACCTTCGCGACCCGGCCACGCGACGAGTGGGCGGCGATCTTCGCCGACTCCGATGCGTGTGTCTCCCCGGTCCTCTCGGCCTGGCAAGCCCACGAACACCCACACAACCGGGTGCGCGAGACCTTCGTGGAGGTCGGCGGGATCACCCAGCCCGCGCCCGCACCCCGATTCGGGCGCACCCCCGCGCCGGTCCCGCGACCGGGCAGCGCGTCCGGTGCCGACACCGGCGCGGTGCTGCGTGGGCTCGGCTATTCCGAGGAGGAGGTCGGCCGGTTACGGCGCGCGGGCTCGATCGCCTGA
- a CDS encoding TetR/AcrR family transcriptional regulator — MTAERADGRASRWDRHRADRRERILAAALDAVQAEGASVGVQEIADRAQVPRSVLYRLFKDRQDLDEQLRVRILDDLMAVLAPTLNPEGTVAEAIARSVDTYVGWIAANPRLHYFIGAGSPGTRRHNSPIVSGTKIAIAGTVKEVFENALRAQSAPVTIAEPMAFGLVGFVDSSVNRWLSQSMQPLDAAELSSYLQEAIWAIIDSSLRKAGVMLNPLTPIADLVAAAPAE, encoded by the coding sequence GTGACCGCAGAGCGCGCCGATGGCCGGGCCAGCCGCTGGGACCGGCACCGCGCCGACCGCCGCGAACGGATCCTCGCGGCGGCGCTCGACGCGGTGCAGGCCGAGGGGGCCTCGGTCGGTGTCCAGGAGATCGCCGATCGAGCGCAAGTGCCGCGGTCGGTGCTCTACCGGCTGTTCAAGGACCGTCAGGACCTCGACGAACAGCTGCGGGTCCGCATCCTCGACGACCTGATGGCTGTGCTGGCCCCGACGCTGAATCCGGAGGGCACGGTGGCCGAGGCGATCGCCCGCTCGGTCGACACCTACGTGGGCTGGATCGCGGCCAATCCACGCCTGCACTACTTCATCGGCGCGGGATCGCCGGGCACGCGACGGCACAACTCGCCGATCGTGTCCGGCACCAAGATCGCCATCGCGGGCACGGTCAAAGAGGTGTTCGAGAACGCGTTGCGCGCCCAGTCCGCGCCGGTGACGATTGCCGAGCCGATGGCCTTCGGCCTGGTCGGCTTCGTCGACTCCAGTGTGAACCGCTGGCTCAGCCAGTCGATGCAACCGCTGGATGCCGCGGAATTGTCGTCCTACCTGCAGGAAGCGATCTGGGCGATCATCGACAGCAGTCTGCGCAAGGCGGGAGTCATGCTCAATCCACTGACTCCGATCGCGGATCTGGTCGCCGCGGCACCGGCGGAATAG
- a CDS encoding AurF N-oxygenase family protein, which translates to MTLSTAAAKKSTTEPEYHDVLRGLSEGSVTKHFDPYVDIDWDSPELAVHADDPRWIMPEEDPLGRHPWYKAQPVERQIEMGMWRQAGIAKVGLDFEQLLIRGLMQYLISVPNGDPEFRYVTHEAAEECNHTMMFQEMINRIGHHDVIGMGPVDRKLTMIIWPAVKYFPELFFTMILGGEEPIDHLQKSLLRGGADLHPMVQRVMQIHVAEEARHISFAHEYLRRNVPNMNPITKTVLSVAFPIAMRVMLSMIATPPKEFVEKFDIPDEVMREAYWGSPEAQITKRDVFADVRALVVSTGLMNPVAKLTWRLLGIDGPVSRYRSEPARRAA; encoded by the coding sequence ATGACGCTGTCCACCGCCGCCGCCAAGAAATCCACCACCGAGCCCGAGTACCACGACGTCCTCCGTGGACTGTCCGAGGGCTCGGTGACCAAGCACTTCGACCCCTATGTCGACATCGACTGGGATTCGCCCGAGCTGGCCGTGCACGCCGACGACCCGCGCTGGATCATGCCCGAGGAAGACCCACTCGGCCGCCACCCCTGGTACAAGGCCCAGCCGGTGGAACGCCAGATCGAGATGGGTATGTGGCGCCAGGCCGGGATCGCCAAGGTCGGTCTCGACTTCGAGCAGCTGCTCATCCGTGGCCTCATGCAGTACTTGATCTCGGTGCCCAACGGCGATCCGGAGTTCCGGTACGTCACCCACGAGGCTGCCGAAGAGTGCAACCACACGATGATGTTCCAGGAGATGATCAACCGGATCGGTCATCACGACGTCATCGGGATGGGCCCGGTCGACCGCAAGCTGACGATGATCATCTGGCCGGCGGTGAAGTACTTTCCCGAGCTGTTCTTCACGATGATCCTCGGCGGTGAGGAGCCGATCGACCACCTGCAGAAGTCGCTGCTGCGCGGCGGGGCCGACCTGCATCCGATGGTGCAGCGGGTCATGCAGATCCACGTGGCCGAGGAAGCCCGCCACATCTCCTTCGCGCACGAATACCTGCGCCGGAACGTGCCGAACATGAACCCGATCACGAAAACCGTGCTGTCGGTGGCTTTTCCGATCGCCATGCGAGTGATGCTGTCGATGATCGCGACCCCGCCCAAGGAATTCGTGGAGAAGTTCGACATTCCCGACGAAGTCATGCGCGAGGCCTACTGGGGCAGTCCCGAGGCGCAGATCACCAAGCGTGACGTCTTCGCCGATGTGCGGGCACTGGTCGTGAGCACCGGGCTGATGAACCCGGTCGCCAAGCTGACCTGGCGGCTGCTCGGCATCGACGGGCCGGTCTCGCGCTATCGCTCCGAGCCCGCGCGCAGGGCCGCCTGA